The genomic window CCTGAAATGGATGGTTTCCAGGTTTGCGAAACAATCCGTTTAGAGAATGCAGAAGTTCCGATTATGTTTTTAACAGCTAAAAACACTTCAGAAGACCGTGTTTTAGGTTTGAAAAAGGGAGCTGACGATTATTTGGTTAAACCTTTCAACTTAGAAGAATTAATTCTTCGTGTTGGTATTTTGGTTAAGCGCAGTTTGAAATCTGATGATTTAAAAGAATTGAATTCTTACAAAATCGGTGATAAAACAATCTATTTTAACTCTTTCGAATTAAAACACGATGATGGTACCATCACACCGTTAACCAAAAAGGAAACGATGTTGTTGAAACTGTTGATCGAGCGTAAAAACGATGCGGTTTCAAGAGAGCAGATTTTAGAAACTGTTTGGAATTATGATGTTTATCCTTCAACAAGAACAATTGATAACTTCATTTTAACTTTCCGTAAGTATTTCGAACCAGATCAAAAGAATCCAGTTTATTTCCATTCGATCCGTGGTGTAGGCTATAAATTTACTGATAGTCATTAATGTACAATAATAAAGGCAGATATGCTTTAATGGCAGTTTTTGCGCTTGCTGCATTGGTTTGTGTATTTTTCAATCAATATCAGCTGGCCGCTGTTTCAGTACTGTTGTTTGCCTTTGTTGTTTGGAGCCATTTTAAGCATAGTTCGGTTTTGATGGCATCAAAACATTTCAAGAATAACGAATTCGGTAAAACCAAAGCCTTATTGGCTGAGGTGGTTAAGCCAGAGCGCTTGGCTAAAAGCCGAAGGGGTTATTACGAGTTTATGCAAGGCAACATGGCTTTGAAAGAAGAAGACTATGATAAAGCTGAATATCACTTTCAGTTGGCAAGCCGCTTTCCGGTGGGAGGTAAAAATGAGAAATCGTATGTACTGATCCATTTGGCTAATCTCGCCTTGCGGAAGAAAGATAGAGAAAGGGCAGAAGCTTATACGAAATTGGCCAAAGAACTTGCCGAAACGCAACGCTCGAAAGATATTATCGTTAAAATTGAAAAAGAAATAAGCAAGTTATAATATTAATATTGTCATTTTGAATAACGAAGCACCAGTTTAGGGATAAAAAGGTACTTCGTTTTTTTTTTATTTATACCTTTGCAAAATTAAAATTTTAGGCAGTCCGTCATCCTGAACTCAGTTCTGGATCTAACTAAAGAAAGATGCTGAAATAAATCCGATAGTTGTCGGATCAGCATGACGAGTAGTGCGACACCAAATACAATCATGAAGAATAACTTATTTTTAGACGCAGCATTTTCAAAACAAACCGAACGGCCACCAGTATGGATGATGCGTCAGGCAGGTCGTTTTATGCCACAATATTGGGAAATTAAAAACAAATACTCTTTTTTAGAGATGTGTAAAAATCCAGAAATTGCTGCAGATGTGACCATGTTGCCTGTTGATTTGTTGGATATTGACGCCGCGATTTTATTCTGCGATATTTTGGTAACCGGAGAGGCTATGGGTGGCGATTTAAGCTTCACTCAAGGCGTTGGACCTAAATTTGCCAATCCGGTACGTACCGCTCAAGACATCGAAAACTTAAATGTGGATTGTTTAGATGAATTGCAATACGTTGCTGATGCAATCAAAGTGATTCAACAGCGATTGGATAGCAGAATTCCATTGATCGGTTTCGCTGGCGCGCCATTTACCGTAATGAGTTATTTAATTGAAGGGGGCTCTTCTAAAGATTTTAAATTAACCAAGCTCTTTATACACAATCAACCAGAGCTGGCGCACAAACTTTTGGCTAAAATTGCAAAGGTAACGGCCGATTATCTGAATCTTCAGATTGCTGCTGGCGTTAATGCCGTGCAGATTTTTGATAGTTGGGCTCTTGCTTTATCCTGGAATGATTATCAGGAGTTTTCTCACCGTTATATTCAGGAAATCATCGCTAACTTAAACAGAAAAGAAATTCCGGTGATTTCTTTCTGTAAAGGAAGTTCGGTTTTTGCTCCGATTATGGCAGAAGCTAAACCAGACGTAATTTCAGTTGACTGGAATGCTGATTTATTGAACATTAAAAATGCTTTGCCAGCAGGTATTGCCGTACAGGGAAATTTAGATCCACATATTTTATATGCAGATAAAGCGGTAATTAAAGCGCAGATCCATAAATTATTCGAACGTATGCGTGGTACTGAAGGTTTTATCTTCAACCTAGGGCATGGTATCATGCCAGATATTCCTTTTGATAACGTGAAATATGCAATTGACGTGGTAAAGGAGTTTAGATATTAACCCCTAAAATCTCATAAAGCGGACTTTGAACGGTTGCTGTAAATCGTTATATTTGGATATGGAAACACTTATTATAAACATTCCTGAAAAAAAAAGCGAATTGGTAAAACAGCTTTTAAAGGAGCTTGGTGTTACTTTTAAAAAGGAGAGTGCGGGTAAATCTGTACCCAATTCAGTTA from Flavobacterium sp. W4I14 includes these protein-coding regions:
- a CDS encoding two-component system alkaline phosphatase synthesis response regulator PhoP (product_source=KO:K07658; cath_funfam=1.10.10.10,3.40.50.2300; cog=COG0745; ko=KO:K07658; pfam=PF00072,PF00486; smart=SM00448; superfamily=46894,52172), giving the protein MSQKLRILLVEDEDHLLDAIKLNLELEGYKVHAVKDGKTALKIFKEERFNLIILDVMLPEMDGFQVCETIRLENAEVPIMFLTAKNTSEDRVLGLKKGADDYLVKPFNLEELILRVGILVKRSLKSDDLKELNSYKIGDKTIYFNSFELKHDDGTITPLTKKETMLLKLLIERKNDAVSREQILETVWNYDVYPSTRTIDNFILTFRKYFEPDQKNPVYFHSIRGVGYKFTDSH
- a CDS encoding uroporphyrinogen decarboxylase (product_source=KO:K01599; cath_funfam=3.20.20.210; cog=COG0407; ko=KO:K01599; pfam=PF01208; superfamily=51726; tigrfam=TIGR01464); its protein translation is MTSSATPNTIMKNNLFLDAAFSKQTERPPVWMMRQAGRFMPQYWEIKNKYSFLEMCKNPEIAADVTMLPVDLLDIDAAILFCDILVTGEAMGGDLSFTQGVGPKFANPVRTAQDIENLNVDCLDELQYVADAIKVIQQRLDSRIPLIGFAGAPFTVMSYLIEGGSSKDFKLTKLFIHNQPELAHKLLAKIAKVTADYLNLQIAAGVNAVQIFDSWALALSWNDYQEFSHRYIQEIIANLNRKEIPVISFCKGSSVFAPIMAEAKPDVISVDWNADLLNIKNALPAGIAVQGNLDPHILYADKAVIKAQIHKLFERMRGTEGFIFNLGHGIMPDIPFDNVKYAIDVVKEFRY
- a CDS encoding hypothetical protein (product_source=Hypo-rule applied; smart=SM00028; superfamily=81901; transmembrane_helix_parts=Inside_1_12,TMhelix_13_42,Outside_43_171) is translated as MYNNKGRYALMAVFALAALVCVFFNQYQLAAVSVLLFAFVVWSHFKHSSVLMASKHFKNNEFGKTKALLAEVVKPERLAKSRRGYYEFMQGNMALKEEDYDKAEYHFQLASRFPVGGKNEKSYVLIHLANLALRKKDRERAEAYTKLAKELAETQRSKDIIVKIEKEISKL
- a CDS encoding hypothetical protein (product_source=Hypo-rule applied), producing MNGCCKSLYLDMETLIINIPEKKSELVKQLLKELGVTFKKESAGKSVPNSVTQKTIDDAHKGIGIGEPIKDINSYINSL